The following coding sequences lie in one Haemorhous mexicanus isolate bHaeMex1 chromosome 10, bHaeMex1.pri, whole genome shotgun sequence genomic window:
- the CHST2 gene encoding carbohydrate sulfotransferase 2 translates to MKVCRRKALALCLGYALLLLLAALNLLEYKWRREPRRCGEPPAAPRHHPPPPPPPAGSRGPAGARRQLVYVFTTWRSGSSFFGELFNQNPEVFFLYEPVWHVWQKLYPGDAVSLQGAARDMLSSLYRCDLSVFQLYSTAGAGKNLTTLGIFGAATNKVICSSPLCPAYRKEVVGMVDDRVCKKCPPQRLSRFQEECHKYHTLVIKGVRVFDLAVLAPLMRDPTLDLKVIHLVRDPRAVASSRIKSRHGLIRESLQVVRSRDPHIHRMPFLDAGHKLGGKKEGGGGSDYHALGAMEVICSSMAKTLQTALHPPDWLQGNYMAVRYEDLVVEPIKTLRQVYGFVNLAVSPEMEKFALNMTSGPGYSSKPFVVSARNATQALSAWRTALSYQQIKQVEEYCQQPMALLGYERVGSPEEVKDLSRTLLRKPRL, encoded by the coding sequence ATGAAAGTGTGCCGGCGGAAGGCGCTGGCGCTGTGCCTGGGCTacgcgctgctgctgctgctcgccGCGCTCAACCTGCTGGAGTACAAGTGGCGGCGGGAGCCGCGGCGCTGCGGGGAGCCCCCGGCAGCCCCCCGCCATcaccccccgccgccgccgccgccggccgggAGCCGCGGCCCGGCGGGCGCCCGGCGGCAGCTGGTCTATGTCTTCACCACCTGGCGCTCGGGCTCGTCCTTCTTCGGGGAGCTCTTCAACCAGAACCCCGAGGTCTTTTTCCTCTACGAGCCGGTGTGGCACGTCTGGCAGAAGCTGTACCCCGGTGACGCCGTCTCGCTGCAAGGGGCGGCCCGCGACATGCTGAGCTCCCTGTACCGATGCGACCTCTCCGTCTTCCAGCTCTACAGCACGGCGGGCGCCGGCAAGAACCTCACCACGCTCGGCATCTTCGGAGCGGCCACCAACAAGGTCATCTGCTCCTCGCCCCTCTGCCCGGCGTATCGCAAGGaggtggtggggatggtggACGACCGGGTGTGCAAAAAGTGTCCCCCGCAGCGCCTCAGCCGCTTCCAAGAGGAATGCCACAAGTACCACACGCTGGTCATCAAGGGCGTACGTGTCTTTGACCTGGCCGTCCTGGCCCCGCTCATGCGGGACCCGACCCTGGACCTCAAAGTCATCCATCTGGTGCGGGACCCCCGGGCCGTCGCCAGCTCCCGCATCAAGTCCCGGCACGGCCTCATCCGGGAGAGCCTGCAGGTGGTGAGGAGCCGGGACCCCCACATCCACCGCATGCCCTTCCTTGATGCTGGCCACAAGCTGGGCGGGAAGAAAGAGGGGGGGGGCGGCTCGGACTACCATGCCCTGGGTGCCATGGAGGTCATCTGCAGCAGCATGGCCAAGACCCTGCAGACTGCTCTGCACCCCCCGGACTGGCTGCAGGGCAATTACATGGCCGTGCGCTACGAGGACCTGGTGGTGGAGCCCATCAAGACCCTGCGGCAGGTGTACGGCTTTGTGAACCTGGCAGTCAGCCCGGAGATGGAGAAGTTCGCCCTCAACATGACCAGTGGCCCCGGCTACTCCTCCAAGCCGTTCGTGGTGTCGGCCAGGAACGCCACCCAGGCGCTGAGTGCCTGGAGGACTGCGCTCAGCTACCAGCAGATCAAGCAGGTCGAGGAGTACTGCCAGCAGCccatggccctgctgggctACGAGCGGGTCGGCAGCCCCGAGGAGGTGAAGGACCTCAGCAGAACGTTGCTCAGGAAGCCGCGGCTGTGA